One genomic window of Candidatus Pseudobacter hemicellulosilyticus includes the following:
- a CDS encoding TlpA disulfide reductase family protein, with product MNQRITCLLAAALFLGGALQAQTSFTLKGKLTDKELEGQPVTLRYYNGAKSVMDTCLLTKGQYSFSGTVMEPVPATLHIKGKTKPKTIADLGRDRCDLYLDGGKISVSGKTMASSVAKGGRSQKEFASLQRGQQLYKDNQNLALEKLGQAREANDSTAKNAALAWYQQLGRSADSAKLAFIPAFPNSYVSLNILKEAATTKNLAEDRQGIDKLYQSLSETMKATDIGKDVVSRLEFAEKLSVGKKAIDFTMNDTIGKPVSLAAFKGKYVLLDFWASWCMPCRMENPHVVKAFNKYKDRNFTILSVSLDLPGKHEAWMEAIHKDGLTWTHVSDLKYWNSEPVKLYGVKSVPMNYLIDPNGTIIATHLRGEELAKKLEEVL from the coding sequence ATGAACCAACGCATTACCTGCCTGCTGGCCGCCGCCCTCTTCCTGGGCGGCGCGCTGCAGGCGCAGACCAGCTTCACCCTGAAAGGCAAATTGACGGATAAGGAACTGGAAGGGCAACCCGTTACCCTGCGCTATTACAATGGCGCCAAATCGGTCATGGATACCTGCCTGCTGACAAAGGGGCAATACAGTTTCAGCGGTACTGTTATGGAGCCGGTTCCTGCCACCCTGCATATTAAAGGGAAAACAAAACCAAAGACCATCGCTGACCTGGGCCGGGATCGCTGCGACCTCTACCTTGATGGTGGAAAGATCAGCGTATCCGGTAAAACCATGGCCAGCTCGGTAGCAAAAGGCGGCCGTTCTCAGAAAGAATTCGCCAGCCTGCAACGTGGCCAGCAGCTGTATAAGGACAACCAGAACCTGGCCCTCGAAAAATTAGGCCAGGCCCGCGAAGCCAATGACAGCACAGCTAAAAATGCAGCACTGGCCTGGTACCAGCAGCTGGGCCGTTCGGCGGACAGCGCAAAGCTGGCGTTCATCCCCGCTTTTCCCAATTCCTACGTATCCCTGAACATCCTGAAAGAAGCAGCCACTACCAAAAACCTGGCGGAAGACAGGCAGGGCATTGATAAGCTGTACCAAAGCCTGTCCGAAACCATGAAGGCTACGGATATTGGAAAGGATGTGGTCAGCAGGCTGGAATTTGCCGAGAAATTATCAGTAGGGAAAAAGGCCATTGATTTTACCATGAATGATACTATCGGTAAACCCGTCAGCCTGGCTGCTTTCAAAGGCAAGTACGTGCTGCTGGATTTCTGGGCCTCCTGGTGCATGCCCTGCCGCATGGAAAATCCGCATGTGGTCAAAGCATTCAACAAGTACAAAGACAGGAACTTTACCATCCTGAGCGTATCCCTGGACCTGCCCGGCAAACACGAGGCCTGGATGGAAGCTATCCATAAGGACGGACTTACCTGGACACATGTATCTGATCTCAAATACTGGAACAGCGAACCCGTAAAATTATACGGTGTAAAATCTGTTCCCATGAACTACCTGATAGATCCCAACGGCACCATCATTGCCACTCACCTGAGAGGCGAGGAACTGGCTAAAAAGCTGGAAGAAGTATTGTAA
- a CDS encoding PKD-like family lipoprotein, whose amino-acid sequence MKKLLIPALLLATAFLAGCFKDKGNYDYHDINEITISGIRSSYGVLRNVDLLQIEPGLVMTDEGTDPARFQYDWVVMKGTTFLDTLGHDRTLSAVVDLPADSYVLWYRILDKQTRMVWRAKTTLTVGDAFSKGLMLIGEDASGNVEADMLVMVSSDTVLRKNILAQSGLPPLQGPVELMHTSGSELYKRLWLMTRSGSYFLDRSSLKADVNNRFGNLIVTSDNIDKTKLDPIQLAPQLRDSVGNTGSTIYRAVLCSNGLIYAGSPLINGGDYYTNAINRESGDFATTFKAAPFLFYPIQSMSSIVWYDTDNDRFMAYTNWAQSVSAPLTDNSGLFPWDQRAAGRKFVYGENTRNTDGGTSTQTNSFALLKNSSNEYFIYKFFASASPVKRGYYEVKPMAVDFGNADFYAFSSRRSVVFYSIGNKLYAYDYNPGNERFYEMPGFGTDEITMLKFDTQINGPVNSLFVATYNAETGGTLRRYALDLLDPNTVQLIPQSEHVATGLLKVRNMSWRANN is encoded by the coding sequence ATGAAAAAACTATTGATACCTGCGTTGCTGCTGGCGACCGCTTTCCTGGCTGGTTGCTTCAAGGACAAAGGAAATTATGATTATCACGATATCAATGAGATCACTATCTCGGGTATCAGATCCAGCTACGGGGTATTGCGGAACGTGGACCTGCTGCAGATTGAGCCAGGCCTGGTGATGACAGATGAAGGCACGGATCCAGCCCGTTTCCAGTACGACTGGGTAGTGATGAAAGGCACTACTTTTCTGGATACGCTGGGGCATGACCGGACCCTGAGCGCTGTTGTAGACCTTCCGGCAGACAGCTATGTGCTCTGGTACCGTATCCTGGACAAACAGACCAGGATGGTATGGCGGGCCAAGACCACCCTGACCGTGGGAGACGCCTTTTCCAAAGGACTGATGCTGATAGGTGAAGATGCTTCCGGCAATGTGGAAGCAGATATGCTGGTGATGGTGAGCAGCGATACCGTTCTCCGGAAAAACATCCTGGCCCAAAGCGGTCTGCCGCCTTTACAGGGGCCCGTTGAACTGATGCATACCAGCGGCTCCGAATTGTATAAAAGACTCTGGCTGATGACCCGGTCCGGAAGTTATTTCCTGGATCGCTCTTCACTCAAAGCAGATGTGAATAATAGATTCGGGAACCTGATAGTGACCTCGGATAATATTGACAAAACCAAGCTGGATCCTATCCAGCTGGCGCCCCAGCTCCGGGATTCAGTAGGCAACACGGGCAGCACTATCTACAGGGCTGTACTTTGCTCCAATGGGTTGATCTATGCCGGCTCGCCGCTGATCAATGGCGGGGACTATTATACCAATGCCATCAACCGGGAGAGCGGTGATTTTGCCACTACCTTCAAAGCGGCGCCCTTCCTTTTCTATCCCATTCAAAGCATGAGCTCCATTGTATGGTATGATACCGATAATGATCGCTTCATGGCCTATACCAACTGGGCTCAGTCCGTATCGGCTCCGCTGACAGACAATAGCGGGCTTTTCCCCTGGGATCAGCGGGCTGCCGGCCGGAAATTTGTATACGGGGAGAATACCCGTAATACAGATGGGGGAACCAGCACCCAGACAAACTCTTTTGCCCTCCTGAAGAACAGCAGCAACGAGTATTTTATCTATAAGTTCTTTGCCAGCGCCTCGCCTGTCAAACGCGGTTACTATGAAGTGAAACCGATGGCGGTGGATTTTGGTAATGCTGATTTCTATGCCTTCTCTTCCCGCAGGTCCGTAGTGTTCTATTCCATAGGCAATAAACTCTATGCCTACGATTATAACCCCGGCAACGAGCGTTTCTATGAAATGCCCGGCTTTGGGACCGATGAGATCACCATGCTGAAATTTGATACGCAGATCAACGGACCGGTCAACTCCCTGTTTGTTGCAACCTATAATGCGGAGACCGGCGGCACCCTGCGCCGGTATGCACTGGACCTGCTGGACCCCAATACCGTTCAGCTGATCCCGCAGTCGGAGCATGTGGCCACCGGCCTGCTGAAGGTCCGCAACATGAGCTGGAGAGCTAATAACTAA
- a CDS encoding DUF4974 domain-containing protein, which produces MQAQESAILLQKFLDGNMTAEEISRFKTLLHTQSLEDSWLQQIEQVMSGQEVHPSGLLAIDGLFQELQARIQGAVPGQPAPVAASTPVQGAVRMLKMNWWYAAAASVLIVGGATYYLGRDKKAAQPMAKLTGPAEIAPGKEGAVLTLADGRQIVLDSLGNGVVATESGARVVLQDGKLTYDGSAESAAVVTYNTITTPNGRQISIVLPDGSKVWLNSASYIRCPTVFPADERLVEISGEAYVEVAPDAQRPFRVSVSNGMQLEVLGTSFNINAYSNEAMVRTTLINGRVKLGLLRQGDQSVTLLPGQQAQVTQNAGKPAVRMLEEEELDKIIAWKNGFFDFDNVRIAEAMRQLERWYNIEVVYEKGIPDITFGGKLRRNLSLEGVLRSLQDSEVHFRLEGRKLVVTL; this is translated from the coding sequence ATGCAAGCTCAAGAATCCGCCATATTACTGCAGAAATTCCTGGATGGGAATATGACTGCTGAAGAGATCAGTCGCTTCAAGACCCTGCTCCATACCCAAAGTCTGGAGGACAGTTGGCTGCAGCAGATTGAACAGGTCATGTCCGGCCAGGAAGTCCATCCATCTGGTCTCCTGGCCATAGATGGACTGTTCCAGGAACTGCAGGCCCGTATCCAGGGTGCCGTGCCCGGGCAACCCGCTCCGGTAGCAGCGTCAACCCCGGTGCAGGGGGCTGTGCGTATGCTGAAAATGAACTGGTGGTATGCGGCGGCGGCTTCCGTACTGATCGTGGGCGGCGCCACTTACTACCTGGGCCGGGATAAAAAAGCGGCCCAGCCGATGGCGAAGCTGACCGGTCCGGCGGAGATAGCGCCGGGCAAAGAAGGGGCTGTGCTGACCCTGGCCGATGGCCGGCAGATAGTGCTGGACAGCCTGGGCAATGGCGTGGTGGCTACGGAGAGCGGCGCAAGGGTAGTATTGCAGGATGGTAAGCTGACCTATGATGGCAGTGCTGAAAGCGCGGCTGTTGTTACCTATAATACCATTACCACGCCCAATGGCCGGCAGATCAGCATAGTGCTGCCGGATGGCTCAAAGGTCTGGCTCAACTCCGCCAGTTATATCCGTTGCCCAACGGTGTTCCCGGCGGATGAGCGACTGGTAGAGATCTCCGGTGAAGCCTATGTGGAAGTAGCGCCTGACGCCCAAAGACCTTTCCGCGTAAGCGTCAGCAATGGCATGCAGCTGGAAGTGCTGGGCACCAGCTTTAATATCAACGCCTACAGCAATGAGGCCATGGTCCGTACTACCCTGATCAATGGACGGGTGAAACTGGGTCTCCTGCGCCAGGGCGATCAGTCGGTCACCCTGCTGCCCGGTCAGCAGGCGCAGGTAACGCAAAATGCAGGCAAGCCAGCGGTGCGGATGCTGGAAGAAGAAGAGCTGGATAAAATAATAGCCTGGAAGAACGGCTTCTTTGATTTTGATAATGTAAGGATAGCAGAAGCGATGCGGCAACTGGAGCGATGGTACAATATAGAAGTGGTATACGAAAAAGGCATACCTGATATTACGTTCGGTGGTAAACTCAGGCGCAACCTGAGCCTGGAAGGAGTACTGCGCTCCCTGCAGGATTCGGAAGTGCATTTCCGGCTGGAAGGCCGGAAACTGGTGGTGACCCTGTAA
- a CDS encoding DUF4843 domain-containing protein, with translation MNWKLIRVAILLFWLPLAGCEKDLMDYEGVEGLYFAVQHGSPSYSERSWPYQPYSPVEFTKLGKDTATVLVKLQITGPVKDYDRPYKVIVNPDSTTAQAGVHYLPLPENGVVAAGAINTYLPVTLILTPEMSTRVIDLGLKIVPNEHFGLSFTEWDMLPDMVQAPPPLPLEFDASLHTLRISNFIRQPTIWAGSVNASNQDAGSWGGFTTKKIQLMFTLFNLTYEDFMSAETMPLVLRNFIAQEGGMYLIKMFNAGTPVLEDDGRLMFIGSVPWKSTLGVPYIP, from the coding sequence ATGAACTGGAAACTAATACGGGTGGCCATTCTCCTATTCTGGCTCCCACTCGCCGGTTGTGAAAAAGACCTGATGGACTATGAAGGGGTGGAAGGGCTTTATTTTGCCGTTCAGCATGGCAGCCCTTCTTATTCTGAAAGATCCTGGCCATATCAACCTTACAGTCCTGTAGAATTTACCAAGCTGGGCAAGGATACGGCCACGGTACTGGTAAAGCTGCAGATCACCGGTCCGGTGAAGGACTATGACCGCCCCTACAAGGTGATCGTTAACCCGGATTCCACCACCGCACAGGCAGGCGTACATTACCTGCCGCTGCCGGAAAACGGGGTAGTGGCCGCCGGCGCCATCAATACCTACCTGCCTGTTACCCTGATACTGACCCCTGAAATGAGCACCAGAGTGATTGATCTGGGACTAAAGATTGTGCCTAATGAACATTTCGGACTTTCCTTTACCGAATGGGACATGCTGCCGGATATGGTCCAGGCGCCACCACCGCTGCCACTGGAATTTGATGCCAGCCTGCATACGCTCCGCATCAGTAATTTCATCAGACAGCCAACCATCTGGGCCGGCAGTGTCAATGCCAGCAACCAGGATGCCGGTTCCTGGGGTGGGTTTACCACCAAAAAGATCCAGCTGATGTTCACCCTCTTCAATCTTACTTATGAGGATTTCATGAGCGCAGAGACCATGCCGCTGGTGCTGAGGAATTTTATTGCCCAGGAAGGAGGCATGTACCTGATCAAAATGTTCAACGCGGGCACGCCGGTGCTGGAAGATGACGGCCGGCTGATGTTCATAGGCAGCGTGCCCTGGAAATCCACTTTAGGCGTTCCCTATATCCCTTAG
- a CDS encoding TlpA disulfide reductase family protein has translation MQQLNGILLAAALLLSGALQAQQPFTLKGKLTDPELEGQRLNLRYFNGTKSVNDSCFLKNGLYEFTGTLVTPVSANLTIVLKTKPHPRTWPVPHWLDLYLDSGVISLEGSTLAGSVVKGGRSQQEFAALRKLRVPLQDSQRLTGFHIDNAPDTLEKQRYRDLYRQLGKMADSVSLAFVRTNPTSYVSLDIVRSLVNPKNLANEREAVEKLYSGLSDELQQTKTGKDIAGRLANAGKLSVGKKAIDFTMNDTLGRPVSLSSFKGKYVLLDFWASWCHPCRLENPHVVKAYAQYKDRNFTVLSVSLDQPGKHQAWVDAIHKDGLNWTHVSDLKYWNNAAVKLYGVNSVPMNYLINPEGVIVGVYLRGEELLKKLEELL, from the coding sequence ATGCAACAACTGAACGGAATCCTGCTGGCGGCGGCACTGCTGCTGAGTGGCGCCTTGCAGGCGCAGCAGCCATTTACCCTGAAAGGAAAACTGACCGATCCCGAACTGGAAGGGCAACGGCTCAACCTTCGTTATTTTAATGGAACGAAGTCTGTGAACGATTCCTGTTTCCTGAAAAACGGCCTATATGAATTTACCGGCACCCTGGTTACGCCCGTGTCGGCCAACCTGACCATTGTCCTTAAAACAAAACCGCATCCCCGGACCTGGCCTGTGCCTCATTGGCTGGACCTCTACCTGGATAGCGGCGTCATTAGCCTGGAGGGCAGTACCCTGGCGGGCTCTGTGGTGAAGGGCGGTCGCTCACAGCAGGAATTTGCAGCGCTGAGAAAGCTGCGGGTCCCCTTGCAGGACAGCCAGCGACTTACCGGCTTCCATATTGATAATGCCCCGGATACCCTGGAGAAGCAACGGTACAGGGACTTGTACAGGCAGCTGGGAAAAATGGCCGATAGTGTCAGCCTGGCCTTTGTCCGCACCAATCCCACCTCCTATGTATCGCTGGATATTGTACGGTCACTGGTGAACCCTAAGAACCTGGCCAATGAGCGGGAAGCGGTGGAGAAATTGTACAGCGGCCTGTCGGACGAGTTGCAGCAGACCAAAACCGGGAAGGATATTGCCGGCCGCCTGGCCAATGCCGGTAAATTATCGGTAGGCAAAAAAGCTATTGACTTTACCATGAACGATACCCTGGGCAGGCCCGTCAGCCTGTCGTCCTTTAAAGGAAAATATGTGCTGCTGGATTTCTGGGCTTCCTGGTGCCACCCCTGCAGGCTGGAGAATCCGCATGTGGTCAAAGCCTATGCGCAATATAAGGACAGGAACTTTACCGTCCTGAGCGTATCCCTGGACCAGCCCGGCAAACACCAGGCATGGGTAGATGCTATCCATAAGGACGGGCTCAACTGGACCCATGTGTCCGATCTCAAGTACTGGAACAATGCAGCTGTAAAGCTCTACGGTGTGAACAGTGTGCCTATGAACTATCTGATAAACCCTGAGGGCGTCATTGTGGGCGTTTACCTGCGGGGCGAGGAGCTGCTGAAAAAGCTGGAAGAATTATTGTGA
- a CDS encoding RagB/SusD family nutrient uptake outer membrane protein has translation MNSKIIGCLFLVLSLTSCKKWLDVKPTDRLAGDELFKSREGFLMALNGIYVDMTAEDVYGKRMTAADLDVMAGYYYMEGTTHLYNQHANFEYTADRPRDGFEAIWNKTYKNIANVNQLLKACDEQEGILQEPYFGLVKGEALALRAMLHFDMLRIFGPIWTEADKATPAIPYKTSATVGVSPLLGSEAVMEKVLADLTEARRLLEVDPVITEGVRHTASPTGVNDLYYRQYRLNHFAVRALMARAYLWKGDNANAYTTSTELLAQVQATGKVIFPNVSVNAATGTNGAALDRIFASEVMFSLYTITRPDMFNSIFAPTQEELRRLSFNKRNDVRTRLVDLYGNVEDYRYKAWLSLSAEDVTVLTHMKYSDVANSPGLYMIPLIRLSEVRLIAAETSPDLAEGTAYFNAVRTSRNTLSQFPADATGLKTAITAEFRREFIGEGQMFFYYKRNAMPNIANHTALTGTKNMPLANYVVPLPLSETSLRQNQ, from the coding sequence ATGAATAGCAAAATAATAGGCTGCCTTTTTCTGGTGCTTTCGTTGACATCCTGCAAGAAATGGCTGGATGTAAAACCAACAGACCGGCTGGCAGGTGATGAACTGTTTAAGAGCAGGGAAGGTTTCCTGATGGCGCTGAATGGCATCTACGTGGATATGACCGCTGAAGATGTTTATGGCAAACGCATGACCGCTGCCGACCTGGACGTAATGGCCGGGTATTATTATATGGAAGGCACCACGCACCTGTATAACCAGCATGCTAATTTTGAGTATACGGCAGATCGTCCAAGGGACGGGTTTGAAGCCATCTGGAACAAGACCTATAAGAATATAGCCAATGTGAACCAGCTGCTGAAGGCCTGCGATGAGCAGGAGGGCATCCTGCAGGAGCCTTATTTCGGCCTGGTGAAAGGAGAGGCCCTGGCCCTGCGCGCCATGCTGCATTTTGATATGCTGCGGATCTTTGGCCCCATCTGGACAGAAGCAGATAAAGCAACACCGGCCATCCCTTATAAAACCTCCGCAACGGTGGGAGTAAGCCCGCTACTGGGTTCTGAAGCAGTGATGGAAAAAGTACTGGCTGACCTGACCGAAGCCCGCCGGCTGCTGGAAGTGGATCCTGTTATCACCGAAGGTGTCCGCCATACTGCCAGCCCTACCGGTGTCAATGATCTCTACTACCGCCAGTACCGCCTGAATCATTTTGCCGTCAGGGCATTGATGGCCAGGGCTTACCTGTGGAAAGGCGATAACGCAAATGCCTATACTACTTCCACAGAACTGCTGGCGCAGGTACAGGCTACAGGCAAGGTGATCTTCCCCAATGTATCTGTGAATGCAGCTACCGGAACCAATGGCGCGGCGCTGGACAGGATCTTTGCTTCAGAAGTCATGTTCTCCCTGTATACTATTACCAGGCCGGATATGTTCAACTCCATTTTTGCCCCTACCCAGGAAGAGCTGCGGCGTTTGTCTTTCAACAAACGCAATGATGTAAGGACAAGGCTGGTTGACCTCTATGGCAACGTGGAAGATTACCGGTACAAAGCCTGGTTGTCTCTTTCTGCTGAAGATGTGACCGTATTGACGCACATGAAATACTCTGATGTGGCCAATTCCCCCGGTCTGTACATGATCCCGCTGATCCGCCTGTCGGAAGTGCGGCTGATAGCGGCTGAGACCAGCCCCGACCTGGCAGAGGGAACTGCTTATTTCAATGCAGTACGTACTTCCAGGAATACGCTCAGCCAGTTCCCTGCCGATGCTACCGGGCTGAAAACAGCCATCACGGCTGAGTTCCGCCGCGAGTTCATTGGTGAAGGACAGATGTTCTTCTATTATAAGCGGAATGCCATGCCCAATATTGCCAACCATACTGCGCTGACCGGTACCAAGAATATGCCCCTGGCCAATTATGTGGTGCCACTGCCGCTCAGTGAAACCAGCCTGCGCCAGAACCAATAA
- a CDS encoding SusC/RagA family TonB-linked outer membrane protein: MRLLTLLLITASVAVAENSHSQVVSYSGKEVVLKKVLGAVEKQTGFVFFYNQQLLANTRPVTISASAMPLESFLQLLLKDQPLNYRLDGQTITLSRKPVATDVPAFTPLRLNAPDTTIRMSGTVLSPSGEPIVGASVVIKTSRIGVSTDVKGHFSISAQTGQVLVVSYVGYEDQEVRAKAGTPVIVRMNLSDNAMKDAVVTGIYQRKKESFTGSSSTYTAQELKVVGNQNVLQSLRTLDPAFAIVDNNIFGSDPNRLPDLEIRGKSSINGLTDQYGANPNQPLFILDGFESTLTIISDLSMDRIESITILKDAAATAIYGSRAANGVVVVETKKPLPGKLRFSYNLNSSINFADLSDYNLMNAAEKLEFEKLSGFYGTVNADGNFLTEENETRYLNRLRNVARGVDTYWPSEPLRVGALFRHTLMVEGGDANLRYSGMLTRSTNQGVMKGSDRNVTGGNVRLLYRKGRLSFSNSLSVDMTQADRETVPFSRFSRANPYHPKYNASGGIDKIMESYNWVNITNFQTFSQDVFNPLWDLNNNNLNTTKSQGFTNNFEVEWRVIDALRARGRFSIRQFVTKQEVFKSPFNSEYHSTEQLLQGSFAETNDEEINVDGDFNLTYSKLFGGKHMVNAVGGFRAQQLDANSSGYTVRGFLDDEQANPAFAIGFPQGSQPSYRQSRRRNASFLLNAGYAYDDRYLFDASIRSDGSSVFGASKNVTNIWSLGLGWNLHKEAFFRNSDLGWLNTFRLRFSVGNPGNQNFEDYISMQVYKYNLQNRNPFGTGVVLDNVGNANLEWQQTLDKNFGMDMTLLNDRLRVVADYFHRVTDPLLLFMTLPASAGLSTYPINLGGLLTKGFTLSANYTVVRTKDVNWMLNMNMRSQKSTYRNMGDALKGFNDANKNETNEANVSSNLLRYYDGGSPTDLWAVRSVGIDPATGREIFLNSNGQQTFVHNPQDEQIVGNSEPKLDGIIGTSVRYKGFSASINLRYRLGGQVFMQTLFEKVENIKQSNVSLNQDKRALYDRWKNPGDNAKFKSISQTATTPMSSRFVEDNNVLAGESFSVGYETTTAKWLKAIGAGSMNFRAYMNDIFRLATVKNERGLDYPFARSVSFSVGVRF; encoded by the coding sequence ATGAGACTGCTGACCCTTCTTTTGATCACCGCATCCGTGGCTGTTGCGGAAAATTCCCACTCACAGGTGGTTAGTTATTCAGGCAAGGAAGTTGTCCTGAAAAAGGTGCTTGGCGCCGTGGAGAAACAGACGGGTTTTGTGTTCTTCTACAACCAGCAACTGCTGGCCAACACCCGTCCCGTGACCATCAGCGCCAGCGCCATGCCCCTGGAGTCTTTCCTGCAATTATTGCTGAAAGACCAGCCCCTGAATTACCGGCTGGACGGACAGACCATCACCCTGTCGCGTAAGCCTGTCGCGACAGATGTCCCGGCATTTACTCCCTTACGGCTGAACGCCCCTGATACAACTATCAGAATGTCGGGCACCGTGCTGAGCCCCAGTGGTGAACCCATTGTAGGCGCCAGCGTGGTGATCAAAACCTCCCGTATTGGTGTGAGTACAGACGTTAAAGGACATTTCTCCATCAGCGCCCAGACCGGCCAGGTACTGGTAGTTTCCTACGTGGGTTATGAAGACCAGGAAGTACGCGCCAAAGCCGGTACGCCGGTGATTGTCCGGATGAACCTGAGCGACAATGCCATGAAAGATGCAGTGGTAACGGGTATCTATCAGCGTAAAAAGGAGAGCTTCACCGGTTCTTCTTCTACTTACACCGCCCAGGAGCTGAAAGTAGTGGGCAACCAGAACGTACTGCAGAGCCTGCGTACCCTGGATCCCGCCTTCGCCATTGTAGATAACAATATATTCGGTTCTGACCCCAACCGCCTGCCGGACCTGGAGATCAGGGGCAAGAGCAGTATCAACGGGCTCACAGACCAGTACGGCGCCAATCCCAACCAACCCCTCTTCATCCTGGATGGCTTTGAAAGTACGCTGACCATCATCAGCGATCTGAGCATGGACCGGATTGAAAGCATTACCATCCTGAAAGATGCGGCGGCCACAGCTATCTATGGCTCCCGCGCGGCCAATGGGGTAGTGGTGGTGGAAACCAAAAAGCCGCTGCCCGGTAAGCTCCGCTTCTCCTATAACCTCAACAGCTCCATCAATTTTGCCGATCTCTCTGACTATAACCTCATGAATGCAGCTGAAAAGCTGGAGTTTGAAAAGCTCTCCGGCTTTTATGGCACCGTCAATGCCGACGGTAATTTCCTGACAGAGGAAAATGAGACCCGCTACCTGAACCGCCTGAGGAACGTAGCCCGTGGCGTGGATACTTACTGGCCCAGCGAGCCCCTGCGCGTGGGCGCCTTGTTCCGTCATACCCTGATGGTAGAGGGCGGCGATGCCAACCTGCGCTACAGCGGTATGCTCACCAGGAGTACCAACCAGGGCGTCATGAAAGGATCAGACCGTAACGTGACCGGTGGTAACGTCCGCCTGCTGTACCGCAAGGGCAGGCTGTCGTTCAGCAACTCGCTCAGTGTGGACATGACTCAGGCCGACCGGGAAACAGTGCCTTTCTCCCGTTTCTCCAGGGCCAATCCCTACCATCCCAAGTACAACGCCAGCGGTGGCATTGACAAGATCATGGAGTCTTACAACTGGGTGAACATAACCAATTTCCAGACCTTCAGCCAGGACGTATTCAACCCGCTCTGGGACCTGAACAATAATAACCTGAACACTACCAAGTCGCAGGGCTTTACCAACAACTTTGAAGTAGAGTGGCGGGTGATTGACGCCCTGCGTGCCAGGGGCCGTTTCAGCATCCGGCAGTTTGTGACCAAACAGGAAGTGTTCAAATCGCCCTTTAATTCAGAATACCACAGCACCGAACAGCTGCTGCAGGGCAGCTTTGCCGAGACCAACGATGAAGAGATCAATGTGGATGGTGATTTCAACCTGACCTATTCCAAGCTCTTTGGCGGTAAGCATATGGTGAATGCTGTAGGTGGTTTCCGCGCCCAGCAGCTGGATGCCAACAGCAGCGGTTATACTGTACGCGGCTTCCTGGACGATGAGCAGGCCAACCCTGCCTTTGCCATTGGCTTCCCGCAGGGCTCCCAGCCCAGCTACAGGCAGTCGCGCCGCCGTAACGCCAGCTTCCTGCTGAATGCCGGCTATGCCTATGACGACCGCTACCTGTTTGACGCCAGTATCCGCTCTGACGGTTCTTCCGTATTTGGCGCCTCCAAAAATGTAACCAATATCTGGTCGCTGGGCCTGGGCTGGAACCTGCACAAGGAAGCCTTCTTCCGCAACAGCGATCTGGGCTGGCTCAACACTTTCCGGCTGCGCTTCTCCGTGGGTAACCCGGGCAACCAGAACTTTGAGGACTATATCAGCATGCAGGTATATAAATACAATCTGCAGAACCGCAACCCCTTTGGCACCGGCGTAGTACTGGACAATGTGGGTAACGCCAACCTGGAATGGCAGCAGACCCTGGACAAGAACTTTGGCATGGACATGACGCTGCTGAACGACAGGCTGCGGGTGGTAGCGGATTATTTCCACCGCGTTACCGATCCCCTGCTGCTGTTCATGACCCTGCCCGCTTCTGCAGGCCTGTCTACCTATCCCATTAACCTGGGCGGACTGCTCACCAAAGGATTCACCCTTTCCGCCAACTATACCGTGGTACGGACCAAGGATGTCAACTGGATGCTCAATATGAATATGCGCAGCCAGAAATCCACCTACCGCAATATGGGTGACGCCCTCAAAGGGTTCAATGACGCCAATAAGAATGAGACCAATGAGGCCAATGTATCCTCCAACCTGCTGCGCTATTATGACGGCGGCAGCCCCACCGATCTCTGGGCGGTAAGATCAGTTGGTATTGACCCCGCTACCGGCCGGGAAATATTCCTGAACAGCAACGGTCAGCAGACCTTTGTACACAACCCCCAGGATGAGCAGATAGTGGGTAACTCAGAGCCCAAACTGGATGGCATTATTGGTACTTCCGTTCGTTATAAAGGTTTCTCTGCCTCCATTAACCTGCGCTACCGCCTGGGTGGACAGGTATTCATGCAGACCCTGTTTGAGAAAGTGGAAAATATCAAGCAAAGCAATGTGAGCCTGAACCAGGATAAACGCGCCTTGTATGACCGCTGGAAGAACCCCGGAGACAATGCCAAATTCAAATCCATCAGCCAGACCGCCACAACGCCCATGAGTTCCAGGTTTGTGGAAGACAACAATGTACTGGCCGGTGAATCCTTTTCTGTGGGTTATGAAACCACCACCGCCAAATGGCTCAAAGCCATCGGCGCCGGTTCCATGAACTTCAGGGCTTATATGAATGATATTTTCCGCCTGGCCACAGTGAAGAATGAAAGGGGGCTTGATTATCCCTTTGCCCGTTCTGTGTCTTTCTCTGTAGGCGTCCGGTTTTAA